The Thermodesulfobacteriota bacterium genome includes the window TGGGAAAGTATATATAATTATCGCTTTGGCCGGAGACTACTCCGCGCTGAAACGGGGGGCAGCCGGGTTACCGTGAAAGTTACAGCGGGTTAGCCGTCCTGCCGCGATCAGCCGGTATTCAAGGAGGGCAGACTTTGGACAACGGGGATTCGAAGCCGCTTGCGGAGCTCTTCGGGAGCGATACACAGGGGAGGCTCATTTTCGATCTCGTGAGGGCCATCGTGGCCGACCGGATGAAGATTACGGCGCTCGAAGACGTAATCGTAGCCAGGGGAATTCTAAGCAGGGAAGATCTCGACGAGCGGTACAAGGAGCTTTTGAGCTCGACGTCGGACGAGGTGATAAACGACGTTCTCCGCGAATTCGGAAAGGTGGGATAGCCGGGTGCGATCGCGCCGCCCGCGAAATCAACGCTTCGCCCGGAGCCGGGCGAATGTTATTCTGATAACGTTCCACGATTACACGACACGAGGACGCGCGCAGGGCGCGGGAAGAAAGCCGGCGGGACCCACGGCGGCGAGGGAAATCGTTTAAACGGAGAAATGAATATGAGGACGGTGTTACTTATACTGGCGGCGGTGGCTCTGGGGGCGGGCGTTTCGGCCTGCAAGAAGTCGGGAGACACCGGGGGCGGGAGCGGCGACTTCCGGAATACGAAGTGGGGAATGACGAAGGACGAGGTGAAGGCCTCGGAGAAGCTTCCGCTTTCGGACGAATTGCCGGAGGCCGTCACGTACGTCAGCGAGCTGGGCGGCGAGCCCGCGATAATAGGGTACGTCTTCAACAAAGAGGGGCAGCTCGTAAGGGCCGGGTATCTCGTGGACGACGAGCGGATTCCGCCCGGGGACTACGTGGCCGCGTTCGAGAAGGCCAAGAAGGATATGGGGGTCAGGCTCGGGATGCCTTCGACCGACCGCATGCTGTGGACGAGCGGCGTTCAGGACGTGACGGATCCGGAAAAGTTCGGCGAGGCGACTTGCGATGGCAAGATGAGATATATCGCCGGATGGGCCAACGAGAGGACCGCGATTAACCTTACGCTCGACGGATACGAGGGAAAGTGCAGGCTGGCGGCGATGTACGACAGCATAGATTTTTACGTCCTGCCGGTCATATTGGAAAAGAGCAGTGAGAAGTCCGCCCGCCCGACGCCGGGGCCCGAGGCCGAGTGAGCGCCTGTAAATGAGCCGCATGTGCGCCGAAAGATTGAATTCCGGTGCGGCAGCCTATATAATCACTATTCACGGCGGCATACCCGCGGATTTTTCCGGCGGGAATCCGGGCCGCCCGATGGCGGGAGAGCGGCAATGGGGAGCCTGCCGAAAGCGCCGATGATTCAGTATAAAGTAGAAAATATCACCCTCACCGACGACGAAAAGTCGTTCCTCATAGATTTGACCATAGAGCTCGAGGATTACGAGTCGGACCCCGTTTTTATATCGCTGTCGTTTCCGCTCGCGAACGATTCGGGGGACGTCGAGGACATAAAGGACAAGGCAGTCCTTCACGCAAAGGGCCTTTTGAAGAAGGTGCTCCTCGAAGACGCGCAGAGGGATTTGTTCTAGGGAGGCGGGTGGCTGCGGACCGTCTCCTTACGAGATTTTCCTGCTTTTGATTCTGTTGAATCCGACTGTGAAACAGTATTCGCTTGCAGGTACGAAGTCGAACGAGATATTCTTGTATTCTACGGTTTTCCTGATCGTTTTCGTGGTTATTCTGATTTTGGGCAGGTTGTTCGCATGGCAGAAGGTAACTATATATGGCAGCTCCGGGATGTGGTCAGGGTAGTAGTCAGACCACTTGACTTCAACCGCCCACAAGAATTTTCTATCCGGTCCCAAGGACACAAGATCGACCTCGCCCTTGTCCCACCTCGCATAATACAATGGACCGTCTGACTGGTCCTGAAACCACTGAGAGAATACAGCCGTCTCCACGAGCGGCCCCATAGCCCGATCATCGTCCTTTATGGGAGAAAAGAGAGCGGCTCTTATAGAGGGGTTGGTAAGATATACCTTGAAATAATTCGCCCGTTTGAATTTTTTCCCGGAGCGGTCCACCCTGTGGATTATGCGTATGAGAAAAGCCGCCTCCAGGTATTCGAGATATTTTTTGATGGTATTTTTAGCGACGCCGGATTTTCTCGAGAGCTCTTCGAGGGAGATTTCGTTCGCAGTATTCAGGGCAAGGGTTGTAAATAGATAGTAGAGTTCCTGTATGTCCTGAATACCGTAGAGGCTCGGAAGATCCCTGAGAAGCACTTTGTCTATGATGTCACTCTTGATGAAGCGGGTGGGGTTCTCTTTGATCTCGCCCGACAGCACGACCTCGGGGTAGCCTCCGTAATTGATGTAATCTACAAATTTTCTGTTGAATGAGTTTATGTCTGAAGACTGATAGTGGCGCACAGAACGCTCTTCCATGTTTACGAGCCGGGTTTCTCCCGATAGTAAAAGGTATTCATAGAACGTCAGCGGGGGCAGAAGGAAATCAGTGAATCGACCGGCTCCGGATTCGTTGCTTTTGAGTTTTAAGGCCGCCGCAGCCGAGCCGGAAGCCACAGCCTTTATGTACGGATAATCATCTACGATCTTCTTGAGGTGTATTTCCCAGTTCTTTAGGTACTGGATTTCATCGAAGAAAACGTAAACGGGCGTTGCATTGACATCGACGGCGCTTGTCTCGGAAAATAACTTTATGAACTCCTCGAGACTAAGGCCGTTGTATACGGGATGGTCTACTGGAAAATAGACGATTTGACCGGAGGGAAATCCCTCTTGTATGAGTCTTTCTATCGTATGATGAATCATTACAGTCTTCCCCACGCGTCGGGGGCCCATGAGTATGACAGCCCTTCTGACGGTGCGGTTTTCGGCGAGTGGGTAAAAAAGATCGAGGTATTCTCTAGGTTTCAGGTTCTTAAGGAAAAGGGGCAGTGAATCTTTTGATTTCCACCATGGATTCTCGACATTTATTCTTTCGATCAGTTGTTCTCTTTCGACGGATTTCATTGTTGCTCACATAAGATTAATAATATGATATTAATATATCGTATGCCGCAATAGAGTCAAGATGTTAATCTTATATAGGGAAATTTGTCAAAATTTTTGTAAGTGCCGGAATTCTTTCATAAAATCCTCGTTAAATATATTGACGTTCGCCCTATTTCATTGTATAACAGCGTTTTTTTCTAAAAACCGGTAAAACACTAAAAAGCTTAAAACCTCCTGTAAAGATTACAGGAGGTAGGTATGGGTTTTAATTTAAGGCTCAATATTCGGATGGATTTTCTTATGCGTCTGAATTTGTGTGATGTTATTACGCTCATACGCGATTTATTGATCACCAATCACTCGGTAAAGAATATCCCGAAGCCGGAGCAGGAGCAGGTTCTGTCGGCATTCATGAGCCTCGTCGTGAATAACGCGGCGCTCGAGTTTTCGGGGCGCTGGAACCTATTGTCTATAATCCGGAAGAGCATCGAGTCGTCGGGTATGTCCGATT containing:
- a CDS encoding ATP-binding protein, which translates into the protein MKSVEREQLIERINVENPWWKSKDSLPLFLKNLKPREYLDLFYPLAENRTVRRAVILMGPRRVGKTVMIHHTIERLIQEGFPSGQIVYFPVDHPVYNGLSLEEFIKLFSETSAVDVNATPVYVFFDEIQYLKNWEIHLKKIVDDYPYIKAVASGSAAAALKLKSNESGAGRFTDFLLPPLTFYEYLLLSGETRLVNMEERSVRHYQSSDINSFNRKFVDYINYGGYPEVVLSGEIKENPTRFIKSDIIDKVLLRDLPSLYGIQDIQELYYLFTTLALNTANEISLEELSRKSGVAKNTIKKYLEYLEAAFLIRIIHRVDRSGKKFKRANYFKVYLTNPSIRAALFSPIKDDDRAMGPLVETAVFSQWFQDQSDGPLYYARWDKGEVDLVSLGPDRKFLWAVEVKWSDYYPDHIPELPYIVTFCHANNLPKIRITTKTIRKTVEYKNISFDFVPASEYCFTVGFNRIKSRKIS